Proteins from a genomic interval of Bacillus sp. 2205SS5-2:
- a CDS encoding nitroreductase family protein, whose translation MTNFFDVAEERRSTKVYDPNTQIPRDELKEILELTGKAPSAWNLQHWKFMIFDQKDLQEKILPIAYNQQQVVDASAVIAVLGDLEANKNVDDVFDPAVAAGAMSPEIKEALNQQIQGAYQSDQYARDAAFSNASLAAMQLMLTAKAKGWDTCPIGGFDPNQLVKEFNISDRYVPVMLMTIGKPLQEARKANRLDLERIVEFV comes from the coding sequence ATGACCAATTTTTTTGATGTAGCAGAAGAAAGACGTTCTACAAAAGTGTACGACCCTAATACGCAAATCCCAAGAGATGAACTGAAAGAGATTCTTGAATTAACAGGGAAGGCACCATCTGCTTGGAACTTACAACACTGGAAATTTATGATTTTCGATCAAAAAGACCTTCAAGAGAAAATATTACCAATTGCCTACAACCAACAACAAGTGGTCGATGCTTCTGCAGTTATTGCCGTACTAGGTGATTTGGAAGCAAATAAAAATGTGGATGATGTCTTTGATCCCGCTGTTGCAGCTGGTGCTATGTCACCAGAAATTAAAGAGGCCCTAAATCAACAAATTCAAGGTGCTTATCAAAGTGACCAATACGCTCGTGATGCGGCTTTCTCTAATGCCTCATTAGCAGCTATGCAACTAATGTTAACAGCAAAAGCTAAAGGTTGGGATACTTGTCCAATCGGTGGATTTGATCCCAATCAACTTGTGAAAGAGTTCAATATTTCTGATCGTTATGTCCCTGTGATGCTGATGACTATTGGCAAACCACTTCAAGAGGCACGTAAAGCCAATCGCTTAGATTTAGAAAGAATTGTCGAATTCGTTTAA
- a CDS encoding winged helix-turn-helix transcriptional regulator gives MQKPCVCPKYEEAFTLLGKRWNGLLIRVLFSGPFRFKDINDKIPLISEKVLSDRLKELEEKKIINRTVTLEVPIKIQYELTEKGESLRPVLDEVQKWADDWI, from the coding sequence ATGCAAAAGCCTTGTGTTTGCCCTAAATATGAGGAAGCATTTACGTTACTAGGGAAGAGGTGGAATGGTCTCCTCATAAGAGTATTATTCTCCGGACCGTTCCGTTTTAAAGATATTAATGATAAAATTCCACTAATTAGTGAAAAAGTCTTATCCGATCGGCTGAAAGAGTTAGAAGAAAAGAAAATTATCAATCGAACGGTTACCTTAGAAGTACCAATAAAAATACAATATGAACTAACTGAAAAAGGTGAGTCTCTTCGCCCTGTTCTTGATGAGGTCCAAAAATGGGCAGACGATTGGATATAA
- the mscL gene encoding large conductance mechanosensitive channel protein MscL, whose product MWKEFKQFAMNGNMFDLAIAVIIGSDFSKSVEPLVKNIMMPLLGVIIGGVQIERLYIPICAHQILMGLILHAILDFLIVSSTIFWVVKLINRLRGHKEAYELKVRQTLHS is encoded by the coding sequence ATGTGGAAGGAATTTAAGCAATTTGCAATGAATGGTAACATGTTTGACCTAGCTATTGCGGTGATAATTGGATCGGATTTTAGTAAGAGTGTGGAACCTTTAGTAAAAAATATTATGATGCCCTTGCTTGGAGTGATCATCGGTGGAGTCCAAATCGAGCGTTTGTATATTCCTATTTGCGCTCACCAAATTTTAATGGGTCTTATTTTACATGCTATTTTAGACTTTCTTATAGTATCATCCACTATTTTTTGGGTGGTTAAGCTTATCAACCGGCTCAGAGGGCACAAGGAGGCCTATGAATTAAAAGTAAGACAAACATTGCACTCTTAA
- the helD gene encoding RNA polymerase recycling motor HelD, translating to MTDQTPLHPDFTKEWDRLEFTKRYLLAVIATAETSKNQFQENMKRAFGDVDFIESSAAYTDLLTNASFYEISKDELESLRNALHKPYFARLDFKREGGDQTEKHYIGKTSLYHRENQDQIIVDWRSPIANLYYEGRIGRVEYNADGGLYRGDLSLKRQFMIEQGQLDEIRDIDLTTTDELLQESLAKSSSNRLTEIITTIQEEQNRIIRADLNRPIIVQGAAGSGKTTIALHRISYFIYNYKQFFDPTQLMILAPSKLFIDYISEALPELGVDRVKQTTFSEYTLQCINEEKLTLMPDEKLVSLLENPTQEDILASKVSGFKGSKLMKEILDYYIQEIYLRFVPKEDFYVEKYRLYSAQKFTKLLIEEYYYLPLYKRVEKLKKLLQSTVRTNKSSMLNRIEKFFDDRIEIALFRKESEERRAYVTKALDNKEERLKSLKISIRKAVTSYMKQFEKKKLLTYYAELYQDPLMLIKRSKGRLTLDQAEEICDYTTNHIRNKSYEVEDLAPLLYLQTHLFGVEKEYKVKNVVIDEAQDYSYLQIQSLKTAFETDMFTLVGDLAQGIHSYRGLTSWDAVCQEIFPRATYTELQKSYRTTVEIMETANELLARLPYPFPKVNPVVRHGERPEFIEVKKESQIADSILKKVEELREEEYQTFAVIGKTMKDCERIAIALEKNDQGSIKLLKEQASIPKDKIVVVPSYLAKGLEFDVVMIVSIKESFSVEEELDIKLLYVSMTRPLHRLFFYGEDKERFLLD from the coding sequence ATGACCGATCAAACACCTTTACATCCTGATTTTACGAAAGAATGGGATCGACTCGAATTTACCAAGCGCTACCTTTTAGCTGTTATCGCTACGGCTGAAACGAGCAAGAATCAGTTCCAAGAAAATATGAAGCGAGCGTTCGGTGATGTGGATTTTATTGAATCCTCTGCAGCCTATACCGACCTGCTCACAAATGCTAGTTTTTATGAAATATCTAAGGATGAACTTGAATCATTACGAAATGCATTACATAAACCATATTTTGCCCGGCTCGACTTTAAAAGAGAGGGAGGAGATCAAACCGAAAAACATTATATTGGCAAAACATCCTTGTATCATCGAGAAAATCAAGATCAAATTATTGTTGATTGGCGTTCCCCGATTGCAAACCTTTATTATGAAGGTCGAATTGGACGGGTAGAATATAACGCGGATGGTGGATTATATCGTGGTGATTTATCCTTAAAACGCCAATTTATGATTGAACAAGGACAATTAGATGAAATACGTGATATTGACTTAACAACGACGGACGAACTCTTACAAGAGTCTCTTGCAAAAAGTTCCAGTAACCGCCTCACTGAAATTATTACAACAATCCAGGAAGAACAGAATCGAATTATTCGAGCGGATCTTAATCGTCCTATCATTGTTCAAGGAGCGGCTGGAAGCGGGAAAACGACAATCGCTTTACACCGTATTTCCTATTTTATCTACAACTACAAGCAATTTTTTGATCCAACTCAGTTGATGATTTTAGCTCCAAGTAAATTATTTATTGATTATATATCTGAAGCTTTGCCTGAATTAGGTGTTGACCGAGTTAAGCAAACGACGTTCTCTGAATACACACTACAATGTATTAATGAAGAAAAACTAACACTTATGCCTGATGAAAAATTAGTTTCCTTACTCGAAAATCCAACACAGGAGGACATTCTAGCAAGTAAAGTATCCGGCTTCAAGGGATCAAAGTTAATGAAAGAAATTCTCGATTATTATATACAAGAAATCTATCTGAGGTTTGTACCAAAGGAAGATTTTTATGTTGAGAAGTATCGACTATATTCTGCACAAAAATTCACAAAACTATTGATCGAGGAATACTATTACTTACCTCTCTACAAACGGGTGGAAAAATTAAAGAAGCTTCTCCAAAGCACGGTGAGAACAAATAAATCATCTATGCTAAATCGAATTGAAAAATTCTTCGATGACAGAATAGAAATAGCCTTATTTCGCAAGGAAAGCGAGGAACGACGGGCTTATGTAACAAAAGCTTTAGATAATAAAGAAGAGAGATTGAAATCTCTGAAAATAAGTATACGCAAAGCAGTAACAAGCTATATGAAGCAATTTGAAAAGAAAAAGCTTCTAACCTATTATGCTGAATTATATCAAGATCCTTTAATGCTCATTAAACGATCTAAAGGGAGGTTAACCCTAGATCAGGCCGAAGAAATCTGCGATTATACGACAAATCATATTCGCAATAAGAGTTATGAAGTAGAAGATTTAGCCCCTTTACTATATTTGCAAACGCATTTATTTGGTGTTGAAAAAGAATACAAAGTAAAAAACGTAGTGATTGATGAAGCACAAGATTATAGTTATTTGCAGATTCAATCATTAAAAACCGCTTTTGAAACAGATATGTTTACTCTTGTCGGGGATTTAGCGCAAGGAATTCATTCTTATCGGGGCTTGACCTCCTGGGATGCCGTGTGTCAGGAAATATTTCCAAGAGCTACCTATACGGAACTTCAAAAAAGTTATCGTACGACCGTAGAAATTATGGAAACAGCCAATGAACTTCTAGCACGTTTACCCTACCCTTTTCCAAAAGTTAATCCTGTTGTTCGTCACGGCGAAAGACCAGAGTTTATAGAAGTAAAGAAGGAATCACAAATCGCTGATAGTATATTAAAAAAAGTTGAAGAATTGAGAGAAGAAGAATATCAGACATTTGCAGTCATTGGGAAAACGATGAAAGATTGTGAAAGAATAGCTATAGCGCTAGAAAAAAACGATCAAGGCTCAATTAAGCTCTTAAAAGAACAAGCTAGCATTCCGAAAGATAAAATTGTAGTCGTCCCCTCATATTTAGCTAAAGGATTAGAATTTGATGTGGTCATGATTGTTTCAATTAAGGAGTCTTTTTCAGTTGAAGAAGAGCTTGATATTAAATTACTTTACGTTTCGATGACAAGGCCGCTGCACCGCCTATTCTTTTACGGAGAGGATAAAGAACGATTTCTATTAGATTAA
- a CDS encoding pirin family protein, giving the protein MLTIYRADERFTANHGWLHSRFSFSFADYYDPNNMNFGPMRVLNDDIVEPLRGFGSHPHKEMEIVSIVLEGQLKHEDSTGESAVTSFGGIQRMTAGTGVIHSEMNPSKKEAVNFLQMWFLPEKSGLAPSYEKSEFDYRKLKNNLLPVVSSAHKGDQVAHIHQDLTIYLSDLNRNQKLSFSQKEDRNTFIFVIKGELDIDGENLQTRDSARITMQTEVNMIATQDVRFMLIDLPRS; this is encoded by the coding sequence ATGTTAACTATTTATCGAGCAGACGAAAGATTCACAGCAAACCATGGTTGGCTGCATAGTCGATTTAGCTTTTCATTCGCAGATTATTATGATCCAAACAATATGAACTTTGGACCAATGCGCGTCCTTAATGATGATATTGTCGAGCCCTTAAGAGGATTTGGTTCCCATCCCCATAAAGAAATGGAAATCGTCTCAATTGTGTTAGAAGGGCAGCTCAAACATGAGGATTCTACTGGTGAATCTGCGGTAACATCTTTTGGCGGAATTCAACGGATGACGGCAGGAACTGGAGTCATTCATTCAGAAATGAATCCTTCCAAAAAAGAGGCGGTTAACTTCTTACAAATGTGGTTTTTACCTGAAAAGAGTGGTTTAGCTCCGTCTTACGAAAAATCGGAATTTGATTATCGGAAATTAAAAAACAACCTTTTACCAGTTGTGTCTAGTGCCCATAAAGGTGATCAGGTTGCTCATATTCATCAAGATTTAACCATTTATTTGTCTGATTTAAATAGGAATCAAAAGCTATCTTTTTCACAAAAAGAAGATCGAAATACATTTATTTTTGTGATTAAAGGAGAGCTAGATATTGATGGCGAAAACCTTCAAACCCGAGATTCCGCACGAATTACAATGCAAACAGAGGTCAATATGATAGCAACGCAAGACGTTCGCTTTATGTTAATTGATTTACCGCGTTCTTAA
- the wrbA gene encoding NAD(P)H:quinone oxidoreductase — MSNVKLAVIYYSSTGTNYQLGKWAEEAATEHGAEVRLVRVEELAPEAAIESNPQWKQHIEDSKNVPVAGLDDLEWADAYIFSIPTRFGNLPAQMKQYLDTTGGLWFQGKLANKVVSAMSSASNSHGGQEQTIQALYTTMMHWGAIIAAPGYTDDSIFGAGGNPYGTSVTVDKQGNMIENVEAAVRHQAKRTVNIAAAIKNNL; from the coding sequence ATGTCAAATGTAAAATTAGCGGTTATCTACTACAGTTCAACAGGAACGAATTATCAGCTTGGGAAGTGGGCTGAAGAAGCGGCAACGGAACACGGAGCCGAAGTAAGATTGGTTCGTGTAGAAGAACTAGCACCTGAAGCTGCCATTGAATCTAATCCTCAGTGGAAGCAACATATAGAAGATTCAAAAAACGTCCCGGTTGCCGGATTAGATGATTTAGAGTGGGCGGATGCTTATATCTTCTCAATACCAACTAGATTCGGAAATCTTCCTGCTCAAATGAAACAATATTTAGACACAACAGGTGGTCTGTGGTTCCAAGGGAAATTAGCGAATAAAGTGGTCAGTGCCATGTCTTCTGCGAGCAACTCTCACGGTGGCCAAGAGCAAACAATTCAAGCACTTTACACAACGATGATGCACTGGGGAGCGATTATTGCAGCACCAGGTTATACAGATGACTCAATCTTCGGAGCGGGCGGTAACCCATATGGTACGAGTGTAACAGTGGATAAACAGGGAAACATGATTGAAAATGTTGAGGCAGCAGTTAGACATCAAGCAAAGCGTACTGTTAACATAGCGGCAGCCATTAAAAATAATCTTTAA
- a CDS encoding RluA family pseudouridine synthase: MITERKGSIFTMSLPKNWEQITIEYLLQNIWKAPKKIIHQYRMEKAITVNGSLVSWKNELTSGDTISIDLFKKEAFGFIPTFQLINVLYEDDHLLVINKPSGIDTHPNEPQQNNTLANGVAYHLLQKGEQCRAYPIHRLDRDTSGSIIFAKHALSQAILDRHLRERKIKRTYLALVHGNLQKIKGTIQKNIGKDRHHPTRRRVSVNGQTAITHYQKSKYIPNKNLSLVEISLETGRTHQIRVHMSDLGHPLAGDTLYGGSAIFSHQALHAKKISFQHPLTLESIECEADFSSKEIWGMVDDTQR; encoded by the coding sequence ATGATTACAGAAAGAAAAGGAAGCATCTTCACGATGAGTCTACCTAAAAATTGGGAACAAATAACAATTGAATATTTACTACAAAACATATGGAAAGCCCCGAAAAAGATAATTCACCAATATAGAATGGAAAAAGCCATTACAGTCAATGGTAGCCTTGTTTCTTGGAAAAATGAATTAACATCTGGAGATACGATTTCAATCGACCTTTTCAAGAAAGAGGCATTTGGCTTTATTCCAACTTTTCAATTAATTAATGTCCTTTATGAAGACGACCATCTACTTGTGATCAACAAGCCTTCTGGTATAGACACTCACCCTAATGAGCCTCAACAAAACAACACATTAGCTAACGGGGTTGCCTACCATCTGCTACAAAAAGGGGAACAATGCCGTGCTTATCCCATTCACAGGCTTGACCGGGATACATCTGGGTCCATCATTTTTGCAAAACACGCATTAAGTCAAGCGATTTTAGACCGACATTTAAGGGAGCGTAAAATCAAGCGAACTTACTTGGCACTTGTACATGGAAACCTACAGAAAATCAAAGGGACCATACAAAAAAACATAGGAAAAGACCGTCATCACCCGACTAGGCGAAGAGTTTCCGTGAATGGACAAACCGCTATTACTCACTACCAAAAAAGTAAATATATTCCAAACAAAAACCTTTCGTTGGTTGAAATTTCATTAGAAACGGGAAGAACTCATCAAATTCGCGTTCATATGAGTGACCTAGGTCATCCGCTTGCAGGTGATACCCTATACGGTGGATCAGCAATCTTCTCGCATCAAGCGCTACATGCCAAAAAAATATCATTTCAACATCCGCTAACCTTAGAAAGCATTGAATGCGAAGCAGATTTCTCTAGTAAAGAAATTTGGGGAATGGTTGACGATACTCAACGTTAA
- a CDS encoding DUF5365 family protein, with amino-acid sequence MKILTASTEGQEENIHNLIRYFYIRIFPNFFSEDEIVQFKQMKVLHISNQNQEYIGTLKESFTVMSCLATLISIIESHDKEEQEKHYKHLFSHNVSLLETKDLFFPFTYQQFSQAKMQDFSITIYDKPANQFLA; translated from the coding sequence GTGAAAATTCTAACTGCGTCGACTGAGGGGCAAGAAGAGAATATCCACAATCTTATTCGGTATTTTTATATTCGTATTTTTCCTAATTTTTTCTCTGAAGATGAGATTGTACAGTTTAAACAAATGAAGGTCCTACATATTTCTAATCAAAATCAAGAGTATATTGGAACACTTAAAGAATCGTTTACTGTTATGTCCTGCCTCGCTACCTTAATCTCTATTATTGAATCTCACGATAAAGAAGAGCAAGAAAAACATTATAAACATTTATTTTCACATAATGTTTCTTTATTAGAAACAAAGGATTTATTTTTTCCTTTCACTTATCAGCAATTTTCACAAGCAAAAATGCAAGACTTTTCGATTACGATATATGATAAGCCAGCAAATCAGTTTCTTGCGTGA
- a CDS encoding thioredoxin family protein — protein MKKALILFGVVIVLFIGIALLNSYQQSKASEGNMFQKNSLEQDTIKLLDDPNYQNVILPSELKSKLTDGEETTVYFYSSSCSHCLATTPIVAPLAEDLGIDLVQYNLLEFEQGWNEYNIEYTPTIVQYVDGKEVARIVGGQPEVAFEQFFDEEVLN, from the coding sequence TTGAAAAAAGCACTTATACTCTTCGGTGTAGTCATCGTTTTATTTATTGGCATCGCTTTGCTAAATTCTTATCAACAGTCCAAGGCGAGTGAAGGAAACATGTTCCAAAAAAACTCTCTTGAACAAGACACGATAAAGCTGCTGGATGACCCAAATTATCAAAACGTCATATTACCTAGTGAATTAAAGTCTAAACTAACAGATGGTGAGGAAACGACTGTTTACTTCTACAGTTCTTCCTGCTCGCATTGTCTAGCAACTACCCCTATTGTTGCTCCCCTTGCTGAGGATTTAGGGATTGACCTAGTACAATATAACCTTCTTGAATTTGAACAAGGTTGGAATGAGTACAATATTGAGTACACACCAACAATTGTTCAATATGTAGATGGCAAAGAAGTTGCACGAATTGTAGGGGGACAACCAGAAGTAGCCTTTGAACAGTTTTTCGATGAAGAAGTACTAAATTAA
- a CDS encoding disulfide oxidoreductase, with protein MTKKAENILLLAWTTALLATMGSLYFSEIKGYEPCQLCWYQRILMYPMSLLLLLALWKKDTKFWLYSLALSGLGIVVSLYHYFIQKVSFFSDSAPACGRIPCTGEYINWFGFVTIPFLAFTAFSIIFICSIWLKKWTKEEI; from the coding sequence ATGACAAAAAAAGCAGAAAATATTTTACTTCTTGCCTGGACGACTGCATTGTTAGCCACGATGGGGTCTCTCTATTTTTCCGAAATAAAAGGATATGAACCTTGCCAGTTATGCTGGTATCAGCGTATTCTTATGTATCCAATGTCCCTTCTACTTCTTTTAGCTCTTTGGAAAAAAGATACGAAATTTTGGCTTTATAGTTTGGCTTTATCAGGTTTAGGAATTGTTGTATCTCTCTATCACTACTTCATTCAGAAAGTCTCTTTCTTTAGTGATAGTGCCCCAGCATGTGGTAGAATTCCTTGTACAGGAGAATATATTAATTGGTTCGGATTTGTTACCATCCCTTTTCTAGCCTTTACTGCATTTAGTATTATTTTCATTTGTAGCATATGGTTAAAAAAATGGACAAAGGAGGAAATTTAA
- a CDS encoding glycoside hydrolase family 13 protein codes for MKQWWKEAVVYQIYPRSFMDSNGDGVGDIKGISAKLDYLKELGVDVVWLSPVYESPNDDNGYDISDYRNIMNEFGTIDDWDEMLTGMHERGIKLVMDLVVNHTSDEHNWFAESRKSKDNEYRDYYIWKEGVNEKEPNNWKSFFSGSAWKLDEQTGEYFLHIFSEKQPDLNWENPILREEVYEMMKFWLDKGIDGFRMDVVNFISKVEGLPDAPNPGGNRYVSGHNYFMNGPRIHEFLQEMNEKAIAGYDVMTVGEMPGVSPEEAVLYTGENRNEVNMVFQFEHMGIDSGPNGKWDLIPFDLVKLKKILTKWQVELHGKGWNSLYWNNHDQPRILSRLGNDGEYRVKSAKMLGTLLHMMQGTPYIYQGEELGMTNIQFDSIEDYRDIETINMYKEKVSEGINPEELMKPIHTKSRDNARTPMQWDASMHSGFTQGTPWIAVNPNYSQINAEAAIKDEDSVFYYYQKLIQLRKQYDIIPYGSFELLHEEDPALFVYTRQLEDEKLLVLCNVSGESHDVSIPSEFETAELLIGNEKETSLVSECITLGAWEARVYHIDK; via the coding sequence ATGAAACAATGGTGGAAAGAAGCTGTCGTGTATCAAATATATCCACGTAGTTTTATGGACTCAAATGGAGACGGAGTTGGCGATATTAAAGGAATCTCTGCTAAATTAGATTATTTAAAAGAACTAGGAGTCGATGTTGTCTGGCTTTCGCCTGTATATGAATCTCCAAATGATGACAATGGCTATGATATCAGTGATTACCGGAATATCATGAACGAATTTGGGACAATAGATGACTGGGATGAAATGCTAACCGGAATGCATGAGCGTGGAATTAAGCTTGTCATGGACTTGGTTGTGAATCATACTTCTGATGAGCATAACTGGTTTGCTGAGTCTCGTAAATCTAAAGATAATGAATACAGAGATTATTACATCTGGAAAGAGGGAGTAAACGAGAAAGAACCGAACAACTGGAAATCTTTCTTTAGTGGGTCTGCCTGGAAATTAGATGAACAAACTGGAGAGTATTTCCTACATATTTTTAGTGAGAAACAACCAGATTTAAATTGGGAGAATCCTATTCTTCGTGAAGAAGTGTATGAGATGATGAAGTTTTGGTTAGACAAAGGAATTGATGGGTTTCGCATGGATGTGGTAAATTTCATCTCGAAAGTTGAAGGTCTTCCAGATGCCCCTAACCCCGGAGGGAATCGATATGTATCAGGGCATAACTATTTTATGAATGGACCAAGAATTCATGAGTTTTTGCAAGAAATGAATGAAAAAGCTATAGCAGGATATGACGTGATGACGGTCGGTGAGATGCCAGGTGTATCGCCCGAAGAAGCCGTACTGTATACAGGAGAAAATCGAAATGAAGTAAATATGGTCTTCCAATTTGAACACATGGGTATTGATTCTGGTCCAAATGGCAAATGGGACCTCATTCCATTTGATTTAGTAAAGTTGAAAAAAATTTTAACGAAGTGGCAAGTGGAACTACATGGAAAAGGATGGAATAGCTTATATTGGAATAATCATGATCAACCTCGTATCCTCTCGCGTCTAGGAAATGATGGTGAGTATCGGGTGAAATCAGCAAAAATGCTAGGTACTCTTTTGCACATGATGCAAGGAACACCATATATTTACCAAGGGGAAGAGCTAGGAATGACGAATATTCAGTTCGATTCAATTGAAGACTACCGTGACATTGAAACCATCAATATGTACAAAGAAAAAGTAAGTGAAGGGATCAACCCCGAGGAATTAATGAAGCCTATTCATACAAAGAGTCGAGATAATGCCCGCACACCAATGCAATGGGATGCTAGTATGCACAGTGGGTTCACGCAAGGGACGCCATGGATTGCAGTGAATCCGAATTATTCACAAATAAATGCAGAAGCTGCTATTAAAGATGAAGATTCTGTGTTTTACTACTATCAAAAACTAATTCAATTGCGAAAACAATATGATATTATCCCCTACGGTTCCTTTGAATTGCTACATGAAGAGGATCCTGCCTTGTTTGTCTACACACGTCAATTAGAAGATGAAAAGCTATTAGTACTTTGCAATGTATCTGGTGAAAGCCATGATGTTTCTATCCCAAGTGAATTTGAAACTGCAGAATTGTTAATAGGCAATGAAAAAGAGACTTCATTGGTCAGTGAATGTATAACATTGGGAGCGTGGGAAGCGAGAGTGTATCACATCGACAAATAA
- a CDS encoding TetR/AcrR family transcriptional regulator yields the protein MNGFERRKQIKMKQIEDAAFSLFIKIGVQKVSIQDIAKKANVSQVTIYNYFGSKDDLLLYVYKNYLNLRLQQFEDIIESRASYKARIHELISLKLDDIDVFNTESIGSIMVSQGPLAELFQDYTTNKMIPIFTRFLQEGKENGVLSPLLSIDTIIFFLTGLQEGLYKQKDIFLNPDNKTQFKKEILHLLFYGLVGKDS from the coding sequence ATGAACGGTTTCGAACGAAGAAAACAAATAAAGATGAAGCAAATAGAGGACGCTGCATTTAGTCTATTCATAAAGATTGGTGTTCAAAAAGTCAGTATTCAAGACATCGCGAAAAAAGCGAATGTCTCACAAGTAACCATTTACAATTATTTTGGAAGTAAAGATGACTTGCTTCTTTATGTATATAAAAACTATCTCAACCTTCGACTCCAACAATTTGAGGATATAATCGAAAGTAGAGCTTCCTACAAAGCACGGATCCATGAATTGATTTCGTTAAAGTTAGATGACATTGATGTATTTAATACGGAATCTATTGGTTCAATAATGGTGTCTCAAGGTCCGCTCGCTGAACTATTTCAGGACTATACAACAAACAAAATGATACCCATTTTCACTCGTTTTTTACAAGAAGGGAAAGAAAATGGAGTTCTTTCCCCTCTACTTTCTATTGATACTATTATTTTTTTCTTAACGGGCTTGCAAGAGGGTCTCTACAAGCAAAAAGATATATTTCTCAATCCCGATAATAAAACACAGTTTAAGAAAGAAATCTTACATTTATTGTTTTATGGCCTCGTTGGAAAAGACAGCTAG
- a CDS encoding acyl-CoA thioesterase, with amino-acid sequence MSFTSYQTVRFHETDALGHINNACYFNYFEEARIQLFKELGAEVSTEAWNFILASTKCDFLNQGYFNQTLRIETTISQIGNKSFTMTHDIYDSETNVSIAHGAGVIVYFDFKQQQSVPIPDDFREKLREYMKK; translated from the coding sequence ATGAGTTTTACATCTTACCAAACCGTTCGTTTTCATGAAACGGATGCGCTTGGTCATATTAACAACGCTTGCTATTTCAATTATTTTGAAGAAGCTCGTATACAATTATTTAAAGAGTTAGGGGCTGAAGTGTCTACCGAGGCTTGGAATTTTATCTTAGCATCTACTAAGTGTGATTTTTTAAATCAAGGTTATTTTAATCAAACACTAAGAATAGAAACAACCATTTCTCAGATTGGAAATAAGAGCTTTACGATGACACACGACATTTATGATTCAGAAACGAACGTAAGCATTGCTCATGGAGCAGGGGTTATCGTTTATTTTGATTTTAAGCAGCAACAGAGTGTACCTATACCTGATGATTTTCGTGAAAAGCTACGAGAATACATGAAAAAATAA
- a CDS encoding DUF2533 family protein — MSVHKAITKLTTEHNKIATKFADLEKRREQYIEESVALCQQNIPFTTEKINAVTNEMNDLARSGVVPTRELVSVEMVKEYVNKLN, encoded by the coding sequence GTGAGCGTACATAAAGCAATTACCAAATTAACTACCGAGCATAATAAAATTGCGACTAAATTTGCTGATTTAGAAAAACGGCGGGAACAGTATATCGAGGAATCGGTAGCTTTATGCCAACAAAATATACCCTTTACGACAGAAAAGATAAACGCTGTTACAAACGAAATGAATGATCTTGCCCGTTCAGGCGTCGTTCCTACTCGCGAATTGGTGTCTGTTGAAATGGTAAAAGAATACGTGAATAAATTAAACTGA